The nucleotide window AACAATTTGCTAAAACTTTGAATGTGAAAGTTGACACTTCAGAGATCAATGAGATCAATTTCAGTCTGGCGCAGGAAAGTTTTGCTAAGAAAGATTATGCGAAAGCTGTTTCTTACTACGAGAAATATCTGGATCAAAGTCCAAGTGGTGACAATCTTTTCAAATCTCAATACGAATTGGGCGAAAGTTATTATCAGTTGAAACAAATTGACAAAGCGATGTTGCCGTTGCAGAATGTTGCGGATTTCCAGAATGATTATCAGCAAGATGCGCAAGTTCGATTGGCGCAGATCTACATTTCGCAAGACAAAATTTCGGATGCAAAAAAATATCTGGAACAAGTTGCCAACTCCACGAATGTGAATATCAAAAACTTCGCTTCGATTGAATTAATGAAAATCTACGCGGACGAAAAGAACTTTGCCGAAGCTGAGAAATTCGCTAATGCCGTGATCTCGAATTCTAAAAATTCTGCAGCGACATTGGAACAGGCGAAAGTCATCAAAGCGAGAAGTCTGATGCAACAATCGAAAGATAAAGAGGCGCAAACAGCTTACACAGCTTTGGAAAAATCCTCTAATACAGAAGTTGCGGCGGAAGCTCTTTACGCAAAAGCTTTCTATCAAAACAAAGGAAAGGCCTTCAAATCGTCCAACGAAACGATTTTCAAATTGGCAAATAATTACGCTTCGGAAGAGTATTGGGGCGCAAAAGCTTTGGTCATTATGGCGAAAAATTATTTGGCTTTGAAGGACAATTACCAAGCGAGTTACACTTTGGACGAGATCATCAATAATTACGGTGATTTCCCGGAAGTTGTGGCGGAAGCGAAGGAAGTGAAAGCACAGATTAAGAAGTAAAGATAAAGGTTATAAATTTTTAAATCAATTTTTACCCCGACCCTAAAGGGAGAATTGCTTTAAAAATTTCATCAAAATTACTCCCTTTAGGGTTGGGGAAATAATTTTGATGAAATTTTAAAAAATAGAAAAATAAATGAACAAACTGAAATATATCGCCGTTCTGGCATTTTTAGGAACTTTCGGAATTTCGGAAATCGGAGCTCAGATCAAAGAAGAGCAACTGATCCTAAACAGAAAACGTGAACCTGAAGTTAAGAAGATCGAGAAGAAGAAAACGTCTGTGATCCAGGAAAAAAATTATCCGCCGGAAAACAAAAAGAAGGAAGATTCTCTCAATCTGAAATACGATATCGTGAATGTTCCGCCGGTTTCTGACTTCAAAACGACCGAGATCCAGAGCGAAGATATTTCTCCAAAATTCAACAATGATTTTCAGTCCAACTATTTCAGATTGGGTTACGGAAATTATGGAAAATTCCTGGCAGATGCGAATATTTCTGGAAAAGTGCAGGAGAATGTAGAAGTAGGAGCGGACGTTCATTATTTGTCAACGACTGGACTGAAGAAAGATTACGATTGGGATTCCAAAAGCAGTCAAGCAAAGATTGGTGCTTATGCGAACATCTACGCGGAAAAAGGTAAGTACAATCTGGACACGAATTATGGTTTTAATAATTACAATTATTACGGAATTTACGCGTTTTCGCCAACAAATTCTGATCTGGATTTGCAGCAAAAAGTCAATAAATTCAGTGTGAATGCTTCGTACGACCATTATTCCAACGAGATTTTGAATAATGTAAAAGTGAGATCGTATTTCCTTAGTGATCACTTTAATGCGAAAGAAAGTTATGCTGATGTTGAACTGAATTTGTCAAAACACGATTTTGAAATTAGCAATGACATCACAGCAAACGCAGATTTGGGAATCGATTTAGAAACCGTTAATTCAAAATTCGAATTGCTGAATCAAAATAATTCCAATCAACTGAATTTCACTTTGTCTCCAAAAGTCACTTTCTACAAAGGCGAATCTTATTTGTTAATCGGGTCGGATTTTAGTTTTCTTAATTCAAAATTATCCGATTTTACGGGAGAAAATAAAGGGAGCAAATTTTACTGGTTTCCAAGAGCGGAAGTTTTGGTTGCGGCCGCAGATGAATTCAAATTCTATGGAGGAATCGATGGCGGTTTGAAGCTGAACACTTACGGAAATCTGTTGGAAGAAAATCCATTTTTGATCTCCGATTTGCTTTTGACGCCAACTGAAAATAAATACCATTTCTATTTTGGTCTGAAAGGTGACATCAACCAGATGTTCAAGTACGATGTGAACGCAGGATTCAGCAAAGTGAATAATGCGCAGTTTTTTGTCAGCAACCCATTATTGTATTTGCCCAATCCGAATCCACTGGGTGTAGATCTGAATCTCGGTAGAGATGGATACGATTTTGCCAATACATTCCGTTCGGTTTATAATAACGGGACATTGATGGAAATCAAAGGTGATTTGCAGGCATTTCCAATGGAAAATCTGACTGTTGATGCAGGTTTGCATTTTATGAAATATAAATTGGACAACTTGGAAGAAGTTTATTACAAGCCTTTGGTACAATTCAATCTCGGTGCAAAATACACAATGCTAGAAAAGAAATTAGCTTTAGGTTTCAAAGGTTATTTTGTAACGGACAGGACTGCAAACTCGTATTCTATTGTGACGACTTCTCCTGCATTTTCACAGCAAGAGAATATAAATGAGAAAGTTGGCGGCTATGCAGATTTAAATTTGTCGGCAGAGTACAAACTTCACAAAAATTTCAGTATTTTCGCACTCGGAAATAATCTTCTAGGCGCCAAATATCAGAATTACTTGGGCTACAAAGTTTTGGGAGCACAGGTTGTAGGAGGTGTCAAGATTACGTTCTAAACATAATTGATAGATGATAATCGAAGAATTATCATTCATCACTTATCGATTATCATTTATAAAAACGGCTTCGTAGTTCAACTGGATAGAATATCGGATTTCGGCTCCGAGGGTTGGGGGTTCGAATCCCTTCGAAGTCACAAATACAATTAAAGCCAAACAACGCCACTAGATTTCTAGTGGCGTTGTTTTGTAATTTAGATAATCAATCGTGATCTGTATTTGCGACAAAATAGTCATCAGCATTCTCCGCAATAGGAATGTAAAGTCGTTCCCAAGCTTTACTTCTCACCATATCCCAACTGTGGCCTTTCCCCTTCAAATCTTCTGCTAATAGCACAGTTCCCGGTTTGATGATGAAGGTAGAACCATCTGTCACCTTGAATCTGATATTTCCCTTCAAAGTGATTACGTACTGTCTTCTCGGAGCTGGATGCGCATTCTTTTCCCAATCTTCCGTCTTGTTGCTCATCCAGAAAGTGGTGGTGTTCAGATGTTTCAAAGTAGGAATTCTGCCTTTCTCGAAAGTACAAGAACCATCGGGATTGTTGATGAGCCTCACCGCTGGAATATATTCTTTCGATTCTTCCTTATTGACCTTGATGCTGAGGTTTTTGTTTTCTTTGTCCTGTGCTTTCATTACGAATGAGCTTAATGCCAATGCGAGGCATATTCCTTTGATGAATTTTTTCATTTTAAATATAATTCTTTATTAATTGTAAACAGTATCATAGACCAACATTTTTTCAAAAAATGGTTTGTATTTTTGAACTAAGGCCAGATGCTCTGGTAGTTTACCATAAGCTTCCAGTTCTTCCAAAGTCTCAAATTGCATTGCACAATTGTAACTGTAGGTGCTGTCCAAAACTGTTCTTGGGCTGGAGCCTGCCGGTTTTCCGTATTGAAGATTTTTTTGATAAGGAAGTTTTTTCAGACCTTCGAAGAAGTTTTCGAAGTCTTTTACTTCTGCAGTAGAAAGGTCTTTTCTAAGCCAGAAGAACAAATTGTGAGCGTACACTTTTTTTGGTTTTATAGGATTGATATTTGTTAAAACTGATGCGAACATCGTTCCTGATAAAAGTAGCAGGGCAGAAGCCTGTACAGACCGGAACAAGAATTTTCTTCTTTCCATTTTATTTATTTTTAATTAAAATCGATTCTATATTTAAGGACAAACTGCCATTGTCTGTCAGAAACAACACCTTTATTTAAAGCATCTCCAGTGAAAATTGGCCGGTTCTGTGCATCGAAGGTCAATCGGGAAGACATTCCATTCATTAGTAATGAGATTCCGGCGTCATAAACGATTGCGTTGTCTTGAAGGCCTTTCAAGTTTGATAATTGCATCCCTACCGCTGGCTGAAGTTGCAGGTTCTTTTTATCTTTATTAAAGTAGGGAAGCGTGCCACCAACTTGTACATAATACGTATTTCCAGTTCCGATGACAGGCATCGCATTTCCGGCACCATTGAGACTTGCCTGAGTAGCATTCACGGAAGTTGCCGGATTATTGGTTCCAACGTAGCGAACATAGTTTGGTCCATAATCATTGTACATCGCCATTCCATAGGCACTTATCGAGGTTCCTTTGTCTTTGTTGATTGGCGCATCATAGAACAAATCGACCGCGTAATTCTGCATATCATCAGTCTGAACATTGTTATCAAAGTCCTTGTGCCAAGTTGCATTATGAATGTAATCGAAACCCGCTCCCAAACTCAAAACGTTCTTTTTACCGCCATAAGTCCCGGAATTGAAAGGTGTCGTGATGTTTTCTTTATCCAAAAATGCGTAACGGAAATAACCTGAGAAATCCTTACCTGGCGAGTTTTTACTGAAGGTCGCAACATTCACTTTTGGTTCCGCGGTCGCCATTGTGTAGGGATCGGCGACCACCAATCGGTAATCGAATCTTCCTAATTGACCTTTCGCATATAGGCTTAATTCTCTCACGGTGTAATCTGTTGCGCCAGCATTTGAAGTGGCGTAAGCAGGCAAATCGTACAGCAAAGTATTCAAAGGTCCTGTCGTGAATCTTGAAAGTCCTCTCCAAGTGGAACGCCCGGCGCCGACCGCAATTTTATCATTAAAAGCATATTCCGCATAAGCATCCAAAAGGTCGATGTAATTGCTGGCTTTCGCATTCATATTCACATTGGTGGTTCCGGCCTGTAAAACGAACATTAGTTTTTCTGTAGGTTTGTAGGTCATTTTAACTCTTACTCTTCTAAGTGACAGATCGGAAACGTCAGATTTTGCCTGATCGTTGATAAGACTTCCAGGATTTAGTTGCGTATATCTCGCCCATAATTCCGCATAGCCACTGAAGGAAACATAGCGTGTATGTTCGTCGTTCAGATAATGGGTGAGTCCTGGATTATTAAAGTCATTTTTTTTCTGAGCCTCCATTTTAGCTGACATTCCCAATATGGTAAGTAGGGCCAGCCCGGCTTTAAAAGATTTTTTGTTCATAATATGGATTGTCCTTTTTTGTTGATTTCAACGGGACAAAATTACTTTCGGAAATCTCGGATCGTTGTTAGAAAACCATTAGAAAATCTTTAGAAATTCATTAAGAATAAAAATATGAGATACCTTTGCAGAGAATTTAAATGGATAATTAATAACTGTTTATGATTGACAATTATGTAATATTTTATCCAGAAACAATTTTCCTATGAAAGTTTTAATTATTGAAGATAACGCCCGTGTTTCCGCACTTTTGAAAAGAGGTTTGGAAAGTCAGGGTTATCAGATCTATATTTCGGAGGACGCGGAAGATGCTTTGGTGATGGTCGATAAAATAGTGTTCGAGCTTGTGATCACAGACATTATGCTTCCCAAAATGAACGGAATCGAATTGAGTAAATCAATCAAGAAAAAAAATCCGGAACTTCCCATCATTATGCTGACCGCACTCGGAACGATTGATGAAAAGATTGAAGGTTTTGATGCCGGCGCAGATGATTATATGGTGAAGCCATTTGAGATCAGAGAATTGTACGTCAGGATCAAAGCGATTTTGTTGAGAAAATCAAATTCATCACAGAAAAGTGAACTCTCGGATCACATCGAATATCAAAATCTAAAAGTTGACAAAAATACCAACCGCGTTTTCCGAAATGAGAAAGAGATCAATCTCACGCCAAAGGAGTTTAAGCTATTGGTTTTTCTAATGAGCAACGCCGAAAGGATCCTCACCCGCGACGAGATCGCAGAGAATGTCTGGGGAAATCACTTCGATACAGGCACCAACTATATCGATGTTTACATCGCATATCTCAGAAAGAAAATCGATAAGGATTTTGATGAAAAATTGATTCACACAAAACCTGGCGTTGGGTTTATTTTTACTGATCAGATATGAGAATCGCTACCAGAACTGCGCTCAGCTACGCACTGCTGACAGCCGGCATCCTTTTCGTTTTTGCTTACGTCTTGTATTTTGTTTCCGAAAAGAATAGGGAAGATGAGTTCAATGACAGATTAGGCTACAAGATCATTTGGCGCTCAGAATTTATCTTCGATGCAAAAATCAACAATTCCAAGATCAAAGAACTCCACGAGCGCAACAAAAAAATGCTGAACGAAGCGGACATCAGTGTTTACAACAGCAAAAAAGAACTGCTTTTTACGGACATCAAACCTTCTTCCAAAAATCAACATTATTTGGATCAATTGATCAGGTCTAAGAAAAATCAAATCACCTGGCATAGAAGAGAACGCCAATATATGGCTTTCAAATACAGGTCTGATGAAAAGGACTTTTACATCATCGGCAGCGCAGTCGATGTTACCGGAATTGCTCATATTAAGGAATTTAAAAAGGATATTATCGTTATCTATTTCATTTCGATTCTCATCATTTTTATTATCGGTTTTCTGTTTTCATACTACACTTTGAAGCCTTTAAAAGACATCATTCTCCAGATCCGCGATATTTCTGAGCATAATCTGAACAAAAGATTGATTGTCCCGAAAGCAAAAGATGAGATCTATGAATTGGCAGAAACCTTCAATTCGACCTTCAACCGTTTAGAAAAATCATTTAATAATCACAAACAGTTTGTCACAACCATTTCCCACGAATTCCGAACACCACTTTCA belongs to Chryseobacterium sp. KACC 21268 and includes:
- a CDS encoding TonB-dependent receptor, which codes for MNKLKYIAVLAFLGTFGISEIGAQIKEEQLILNRKREPEVKKIEKKKTSVIQEKNYPPENKKKEDSLNLKYDIVNVPPVSDFKTTEIQSEDISPKFNNDFQSNYFRLGYGNYGKFLADANISGKVQENVEVGADVHYLSTTGLKKDYDWDSKSSQAKIGAYANIYAEKGKYNLDTNYGFNNYNYYGIYAFSPTNSDLDLQQKVNKFSVNASYDHYSNEILNNVKVRSYFLSDHFNAKESYADVELNLSKHDFEISNDITANADLGIDLETVNSKFELLNQNNSNQLNFTLSPKVTFYKGESYLLIGSDFSFLNSKLSDFTGENKGSKFYWFPRAEVLVAAADEFKFYGGIDGGLKLNTYGNLLEENPFLISDLLLTPTENKYHFYFGLKGDINQMFKYDVNAGFSKVNNAQFFVSNPLLYLPNPNPLGVDLNLGRDGYDFANTFRSVYNNGTLMEIKGDLQAFPMENLTVDAGLHFMKYKLDNLEEVYYKPLVQFNLGAKYTMLEKKLALGFKGYFVTDRTANSYSIVTTSPAFSQQENINEKVGGYADLNLSAEYKLHKNFSIFALGNNLLGAKYQNYLGYKVLGAQVVGGVKITF
- a CDS encoding Dabb family protein, with translation MERRKFLFRSVQASALLLLSGTMFASVLTNINPIKPKKVYAHNLFFWLRKDLSTAEVKDFENFFEGLKKLPYQKNLQYGKPAGSSPRTVLDSTYSYNCAMQFETLEELEAYGKLPEHLALVQKYKPFFEKMLVYDTVYN
- a CDS encoding response regulator transcription factor; this translates as MKVLIIEDNARVSALLKRGLESQGYQIYISEDAEDALVMVDKIVFELVITDIMLPKMNGIELSKSIKKKNPELPIIMLTALGTIDEKIEGFDAGADDYMVKPFEIRELYVRIKAILLRKSNSSQKSELSDHIEYQNLKVDKNTNRVFRNEKEINLTPKEFKLLVFLMSNAERILTRDEIAENVWGNHFDTGTNYIDVYIAYLRKKIDKDFDEKLIHTKPGVGFIFTDQI
- a CDS encoding HAMP domain-containing sensor histidine kinase gives rise to the protein MRIATRTALSYALLTAGILFVFAYVLYFVSEKNREDEFNDRLGYKIIWRSEFIFDAKINNSKIKELHERNKKMLNEADISVYNSKKELLFTDIKPSSKNQHYLDQLIRSKKNQITWHRRERQYMAFKYRSDEKDFYIIGSAVDVTGIAHIKEFKKDIIVIYFISILIIFIIGFLFSYYTLKPLKDIILQIRDISEHNLNKRLIVPKAKDEIYELAETFNSTFNRLEKSFNNHKQFVTTISHEFRTPLSTLIAELELAKELNTTLDDYKLSIDNALQDANHASQLSSALLDFARASYDVSQISFSDIRLDEIVADAKVDLLQKNQNYKVGINYMDDLADKDESNYDFYGNPYLLRIAFLNLMENACKYSPDKTCSVEIDVQNENLEIRFIDHGIGISREDQTRIFDLFYRGNNKNYENGNGIGLSIVKRIIEIHKGILEVQSELQVGSIFRIKLPVKN